CCCGAAACCAATGACCGATTTCGAAAAGGAAGCCGCCTAACGGTTATCGAGAAAAATATCTTGAATCTCATAGAAAAGCGAGAGCGCAAAGGGAATGGCCGTCCGCTGTTGTCTTTCAACATGGTGGCCTATCCGGAAATAGAGGACAGGGAGATCGAAATCTATGTCAGACGTTGGTTGCCTTATGCTGTGGTAGTGAGCATATCCCGCTTTCGTCCTCTGGGCTCCAGACGTCTTCTCTCCCCGGAAGAGCGCACATGGATAAAACCCCGCCCCTGTCCGCTGCTTTATCGCCAGATGGTTATAGCCTGGGACGGAACGGTGGGCTTGTGCTGCGAAGATATTCATGTAGAGGTTCCTTTGGGGCAAATAGGGGGAAAAACATTGCTCGAGATATTCAACGGAAAGGAGGCCCGACAGGCGCGTCGGTATCATGAAAGCGGACGCGCTAAAGATCTATCGCTCTGTAGGGAATGCGATGTCTGGGCCGCGGATATCGTTTTGAAAGAAGAAATCCTTCGGATCGAGGACCTTTCCGTTCGTAAAATATACAGGCCGGCGGGTGTTCTTTATGAGAAACTTTAAGGTCCCATTTCTTCTGATCTGGCCCCACCTGGAGCCTCCGGAAGTTTACGAAACGCGCTTCAGTTATCAATATTGTTTTCGCAAAACCCTTGCAGCCCTGAAAGGGACCTGCATTAAGATATCTCCTGATGGCAAAGTTGCTGATTTGCTGGACCGGCTTCCCACCGAAGGCCCGTTGCTGGTGGTTACGGATCCGGAAACGGTGATCCCCTCCGCGGCACTGAGAATCTTTTACGAACACTTACAACCGGGTGTACTCCTCGGCCCCGTATTCAATGAAACGGCTTTTCCCGAACAGCAGGCCGCTCTTCCTTTCCCTTATCTGGACTACCCCACCTTTGAGGAAGTGGGGATGTTACTGAGAAATAAAAACGAGGTAAAAGAGGTTTCACGACTGGATCCAGCTTGCTTCGTATGCATGGCCGATGATCTCCATCTCTATAGGGACTTACGGCTCCGGGAAATACCTCTCCAAACCCCTCTCTCCAAGCGAGTTCTCTCGGGGGCCCTGGTGCATCGTTTCGGAGACTACTATTCTTCTGCTAGAGAAGACCTGGCGGCCCTCGTTCCGGAAAATGTAAAATATATCCTTGATGTGGGCTGCGCCCGGGGAGGACTGGGAAAAACGCTGCTTCGGCTAAGACCCGGGCTGGTTATAGACGCCGTTGAAATCAATCCTCTTCTGGCGCGGGAAGCCGGCCGGGTATATCATAGGGTCCATGTGGCCTCTTTTGAGGAGGCCGAGCTGCCGGAGAACGCTTACGATCTGGTCGTAATGGGGGATGTTCTGGAACATCTCTATGATCCCTGGAAGGCCCTGGCCCGAGTAAGGACCGTCCTTAAAACCGGGGGATATTTTCTGGGAAGCGTGCCCAATGCCGCCCACT
The nucleotide sequence above comes from Thermosulfurimonas sp. F29. Encoded proteins:
- a CDS encoding bifunctional 2-polyprenyl-6-hydroxyphenol methylase/3-demethylubiquinol 3-O-methyltransferase UbiG, giving the protein MRNFKVPFLLIWPHLEPPEVYETRFSYQYCFRKTLAALKGTCIKISPDGKVADLLDRLPTEGPLLVVTDPETVIPSAALRIFYEHLQPGVLLGPVFNETAFPEQQAALPFPYLDYPTFEEVGMLLRNKNEVKEVSRLDPACFVCMADDLHLYRDLRLREIPLQTPLSKRVLSGALVHRFGDYYSSAREDLAALVPENVKYILDVGCARGGLGKTLLRLRPGLVIDAVEINPLLAREAGRVYHRVHVASFEEAELPENAYDLVVMGDVLEHLYDPWKALARVRTVLKTGGYFLGSVPNAAHWTIIAQLLSGRFEYIPVGLLCVSHIRFFTFSSLKEVLEETGFRLVRCEKYSPPPTPRGQKLLETLKKAGLGEEKELLTAEILFLARRTS